CAGTTGCCGAATGACCCGGAAACCTATAAGGTATTGAAGGACTTTTCTTATGAACCTTTTTCGTTAAATATTGTCGGCTTGATGAATCTGGGTGCGGGTGTCGCATACCGGGCGGAGAGTTCAGAACTCAATTTATTACATAAATTATTAAGCACTCATTTTAAAAATGAACTGATACCCCAGGACTTGCAGGGCTTCCGGCCCCATATTACCATTATGAATAAAACTACGCCTGAACGGGCGCGTGCGCTGATAAAGGAGCTTTCCGTTAGCTTTGAACCATTTTCGGTTGACAGTCTTGGTATAGACCTTTGGCAGTATCTGGGTGGCCCATGGCAGCATAAATGCAGCTATGCTTTTGCTGAACGATTGTTGGATAATGAATTACAAAGTAAGTTGTAATGTTGATTAAACGGTTTTAAAATCAGGCAGCTCAATTTCATCTTTCGTCACATCCTTGTTTTTACTTTCAAAAAGTTTACCGATTCTTTTAACAAAACTGCTTGCCAATATTCCCGCTACCGTATTAACTACGGCTACGCCGAATTTAGATTTTGGATGTGCAAGCCACGGAACTCCGGGGGGAAGGCTTTGAACTTTTTCAACAAAGGGGCGCATGCATTTTTCATAGGCGATGAAGGCGTCTTCATGCTTATTATGCCGCGACAGTTCCGCTGCTAACAAATAAGCGCCAACAATAGCCAATGTTGTACCCATCCCTGTTAAAGGTGTGGGACAATAAGCTGCATCACCTATCATCCCTGTACGGCCATTGAACCACCTTGGGGCATGGATCTGACTGATGCCGTCGAAATACACATCATCGCTTTTTTCAATCTCGTCCGTCAAACGCTTTTCTTCCCATCCGGCACCTGATAGTTTTTCTTTCAGGATCTTTTTTTGTTCGCCTGCTGATAACTTTTGTATGTCGGCATCATCTGAAAGAAAACTAAATGATGCCCGGACCGTACCATGATTATCCGGCCGGATCAACATAACCCTTGATCCCGTTGCCGTGTACCAGCGTGCCCACTGGGTGTCAGTTTCTATTTTAGGGATGGTGTACCAGGCATTATATAATCCGGTAAATTTAACTTTGGGCTCATCGCCGAAAATCAACGCCCGTGTGGTTGACCGAACGCCATCGGCGGCGATCAGCAAATCATATGCCTCCTTGTTATCATCATTGAAGGTTACATTAACCTTGTTATCGTGCTGGTTAATTGCTGTTATGTGCTTACCAAAGACATATTCTACATCATTTTTCGTATGGTTGTAAAGTATATTAACAAGGTCGCCCCGCAAAATTTCTGCTTCGCTGGTGAAGCTTCCGGCACCATCGCTTGGAAAGGCAGCCTTAACCTTGTTATCGCTATCAACAAACTGCAGGCCGATCTCCCCGGTATTTGCAGCAAGGATCTCTTTTTCTATGCCCATCATTCTCGCAACAGCGCGACCAGCACCTCTTATATCCAGATTTTGGCCGCCCATTCTTAGCGATTTCGAACGTTCCACTATCGTAACATCAAAGCCGTATTTAGAAAGCCAAAACGCCAGCGTAGGGCCGGCAATACTTGCACCGGAGATCAGTACCTTTTTATTAACGTGCATTATATTGCTGATATGTTATGTGTTTGTAAATTGTATGGTTTCTAGTTAGCCTATGCTAACAGCATTAAGCAGGCCTTTAAAGTATAGCTAAAGTTATGAGTTAATTAAGCTGATCGCTGAAATTATTGTTGAAGCGTTATCAAGAGAGTTGTATCGGAATGATGTAATGCTCTATAGAGACCATACTGCTCTCTTGAAATGATTCCTTACCTTGATTTAGTCCTTTTTAGAAGAATCTTTGACGCAATTCGGTACAGTTTTGCCGTCTTTCTTTTTCATTCCTTCTTTAGTGTAGCCTGACCAGCAGGGATCCTTTTTCTTTTTAGTTGCCATGATTTTTGTGTTTGCCTGCGCCTATACAACAACTTTTGTTCCATTAATAGTGTTAGTTAAAATACCGGTGATGACGATATTTGGCATGGTATTGGGACTGTATGAAGCCTATCTAAAAAGAAAAACATTATGGCAACTACAACAAATGCAACAGGCGTACTGAACGACCTAATCGAGATTAACAACGACCGTGTAGCGGGTTTTGAAAAAGCTATCGCGGATATTAAAGAGGAAAACATTGACCTGAAGCAGTTGTTCCAGGGTTATGCGGGGCAAAGCCGCAAAAATGGCCAGGAGTTAGCTGCATTTGTTGGCGACGCCGAAGAAGTAGAAACAGGAAATAGTGTGGGCGGAACTTTGCACCGTGCATGGATTGATGTGAAATCGATCTTCGGTGGTAGTGACCGCGCCAGTATCCTCTCAGAAGCAGAGCGTGGTGAGGATGCGATCAAAAAAGCTTACAACGATGCCCTGAGCGGCGGCGAATTGCCGGCCGAAGCCGTACAAACGGTTCGCAGTCAGGCTACTGAGATCAACGCAGCGCATGACCAGATCAAGGCGTTGCGCGATGCTGCTAAAAACTAATGAATTGATAATTTAAAAAAGCCGCCTAATCGGGCGGCTTTTTTTGTGTATGCTTTTAGATATGACTAACCGGCCATCTTACCTGGACTTTGACAAGTCTACATATGCCTGGAAACCGGACATCAATTACCGGGAGCACCCGGAATTGTACCGGGTGGGCAAAGGGGAACAGGGTGTTCTGATCTGCGAACCATATAAAAGTGAAATCGGGCAGTATTGGCGTTTTCTTAACGGGGAAGTCGCCGAACAGAGCAGCGAAAAAATATTCGATTTGTTCGAAACATATATAGCTAACGATGATTTTGTGGGGGCAGACATGGCACGCAAGTATTTACAGATGGGTTACACCCGTGCCCGCCGATATGCGAATTACAAAGGCGGCAAAAAATATGATGCCGGGGATGATTATGCACAAATGGAGCGGGGAACTGGAGAGCCGGAGAAAGCGGCAGCGGCAGCCATCTTTTATAAACGATGGCAAGCTGCAGAAAGCAATATGATTTACAGCAGCTTGAAAAAGAAATGGAAACATGAAA
The sequence above is a segment of the Mucilaginibacter celer genome. Coding sequences within it:
- a CDS encoding 2'-5' RNA ligase family protein codes for the protein MDENSQGFFNTKRQLYFPPERNFLEAHLMLFHQLPNDPETYKVLKDFSYEPFSLNIVGLMNLGAGVAYRAESSELNLLHKLLSTHFKNELIPQDLQGFRPHITIMNKTTPERARALIKELSVSFEPFSVDSLGIDLWQYLGGPWQHKCSYAFAERLLDNELQSKL
- a CDS encoding FAD-dependent monooxygenase — its product is MHVNKKVLISGASIAGPTLAFWLSKYGFDVTIVERSKSLRMGGQNLDIRGAGRAVARMMGIEKEILAANTGEIGLQFVDSDNKVKAAFPSDGAGSFTSEAEILRGDLVNILYNHTKNDVEYVFGKHITAINQHDNKVNVTFNDDNKEAYDLLIAADGVRSTTRALIFGDEPKVKFTGLYNAWYTIPKIETDTQWARWYTATGSRVMLIRPDNHGTVRASFSFLSDDADIQKLSAGEQKKILKEKLSGAGWEEKRLTDEIEKSDDVYFDGISQIHAPRWFNGRTGMIGDAAYCPTPLTGMGTTLAIVGAYLLAAELSRHNKHEDAFIAYEKCMRPFVEKVQSLPPGVPWLAHPKSKFGVAVVNTVAGILASSFVKRIGKLFESKNKDVTKDEIELPDFKTV
- a CDS encoding ferritin-like domain-containing protein; the protein is MATTTNATGVLNDLIEINNDRVAGFEKAIADIKEENIDLKQLFQGYAGQSRKNGQELAAFVGDAEEVETGNSVGGTLHRAWIDVKSIFGGSDRASILSEAERGEDAIKKAYNDALSGGELPAEAVQTVRSQATEINAAHDQIKALRDAAKN
- a CDS encoding DUF4385 domain-containing protein is translated as MTNRPSYLDFDKSTYAWKPDINYREHPELYRVGKGEQGVLICEPYKSEIGQYWRFLNGEVAEQSSEKIFDLFETYIANDDFVGADMARKYLQMGYTRARRYANYKGGKKYDAGDDYAQMERGTGEPEKAAAAAIFYKRWQAAESNMIYSSLKKKWKHERG